A stretch of DNA from Vibrio palustris:
TACTAGGAGAAAAAGGCTTAGCAGGAGCGGTGATCATCTCCTCAATTATTGAAATTAGCCACTTTACTTTGGGCATTGGTATGATGTCGGGCAGCTTCAATGCTCGTCGATTGCTTGCCAATCCACCAGTCATTTCTTTGCTTGTCGGCGCGGCTATCATGGCGCTCGATGTACCCGTTCTATCATTTATGCTAACGGTATTCGAGATGCTAGGCAGTATTACGGTACCGATTATGTTACTCATGTTGGGGCGCTCACTCGCCCATATGAAAGTCCATGAGGCACGCTGGGGGCGGCTAGCATTCTTAGCGCTTTATCGCCCAATGATGGGCATGACGATGGCGTGGGGCGCCGCCACATTGATCGGGCTATCTCCTTTATATACCGCTAACCTTCTGATTGCGTTCTGCATGCCGGTCGCGGTGCTAAACTATATTTTTGCCACTCGCTATAGAGGGCCTGTCAATGACGTCGCAGGGTTGACATTTTTAACCTTACCGACGGCCTTGTGTGCACTGATTATCATTAAACTATTTGTACTTACCTAATAAATTGCGCGTGTCGCAGGTGTAACCATTGGCGATAGTTTCGTTGTAACAACGTTATCATTATTAAAAAGGAAAGTGATGAAGCATCCAGCCCGAACGTTTGCTCAGTATTATCACGGTGACCAGCAATATGGTTGTGATCCCTATGTATACCATTTAGATATGGTGGCGTTATTGTGTTTACCCTATGGGCAAGATGCGGTTACAGTTGCCTATCTCCATGATGTGATTGAGGATACAGACGCAACGTTAACTGTGATTGCCGAACAGTTTGGCGAGTATATTGCCGCTTGTGTCGCGATATTAACGGATGAACCCGGTGAAAATCGGGCGGTGAAAAAAGCGCGGACTTATCGAAAAATGGCGCAAGTTAGCGGTGTAACTGAGTTGGCGTTAGTCGTCAAAGCTGCGGATCGCTTAGCCAATCTTCGAATGTGTTCAGTGACGCAAGACAAAGACAAAATTGCGACGTATCAGCGTGAACATCCTCAATTTGTCACATCGGTTTACCGCCCATATTTATGCGACAAACTGTGGTATAGCATTGATCAGGCAATGGCTCGGTTACCTGTTGTGCAATGA
This window harbors:
- a CDS encoding HD domain-containing protein gives rise to the protein MKHPARTFAQYYHGDQQYGCDPYVYHLDMVALLCLPYGQDAVTVAYLHDVIEDTDATLTVIAEQFGEYIAACVAILTDEPGENRAVKKARTYRKMAQVSGVTELALVVKAADRLANLRMCSVTQDKDKIATYQREHPQFVTSVYRPYLCDKLWYSIDQAMARLPVVQ
- a CDS encoding AEC family transporter, which produces MLTAFIAAILPVLIIALVGTFLSKKTQYLDDPNLPKLIVNVGMPALLLHSMLGQHLDFMGMGKLVVASACALMAMVAVSLVVLKLMKLPARYYLPVLVNPNTGNLGIPIAYALLGEKGLAGAVIISSIIEISHFTLGIGMMSGSFNARRLLANPPVISLLVGAAIMALDVPVLSFMLTVFEMLGSITVPIMLLMLGRSLAHMKVHEARWGRLAFLALYRPMMGMTMAWGAATLIGLSPLYTANLLIAFCMPVAVLNYIFATRYRGPVNDVAGLTFLTLPTALCALIIIKLFVLT